A window of the Pseudoliparis swirei isolate HS2019 ecotype Mariana Trench chromosome 13, NWPU_hadal_v1, whole genome shotgun sequence genome harbors these coding sequences:
- the LOC130203795 gene encoding integrin alpha-X-like isoform X2, giving the protein MFVWLYFLSLLVSAPLHQYSQRGRGKIYKCSTESCSELSIPMVDFAVNMSLGLTMTNDPSTQNTLACGPTIPKDCKSITMYSGACFQIDRFNRVTGPVPSSLGDCRSADIAFLLDGSGSVSRPDFNIMKIFVKNLVRSLLPLDTKFAIAQFSSYPKVHFYFDDFLSGTGSWEQKVDNIQQQRQSTFTARAIKYVVSNVFTPTKGSRSDVKRILIVITDGESHDRNLLSSAAALAEKENIVRFAIGVGGAFNNVDAKNELDIIASSPNENVFRVESFDALEKIRKSLQAKLFSIEGSQTSGESLKLEMAQEGFSAVYVPEGIQIAIVGANVWKGGYLQYSMSTGIKRGSYESNIEADSYLGYSMAVANTKQGPLTIIGAPRYQHRGVVMTVFQNTNQKRIDPFPWQFQIGEYFGAAVCAMDVDLDSYTDLILISAPMFIDTDREGRVYVCTLTSLNVECHLDSPSVLRGDASASGRFGSSLAVLPDLNADGLGDLAVGAPLEDDGQGGVYIFHGAGGGGIHSAYSQRIAASEVRSGLKFFGMSISQSSFDQSNDFLPDLAVGSKGAVVLLRSKPIVMVEATVSFSPNQISTQNSDCSTLLTNTATICFTMTRHSRVEKAEARISYNLTLDSTRKVPSNRASYVDTKQREMRGTVNLVLQQLECVTLVFDIEACPEDSLNPINNELKFAFEGLPVGQNPSPSLAQQAQTTSFHPLGFEINCGSDNKCVDNLKVDFNFTRSLEVKVGIDELLDVTVSLENSEENSYNSHLILTYPVGLSFRKYTVLQGRIECNSLDSEDGVTRGKTDCTVNMPILKSNTKVFFIVSYGIETNSKLDRSIFVSANATSGNQEHSSSSELYKMKRINVKYSIFATIESSLSYSNFSFGKNNLHKPVQHSITVTNDIRALNLTVAIRVPVKLGDKDIWLDSSRLQIPDCQRDKDEEPNDTDFIAKIQKNKLVDCSVARCAVFKCSRYMERLERNKYTISANLSSGWIEQIGLQSAKFFLTSTASLEYDRKQFIFFSTGSYNNPPVRKIQAEVEVYAEPDFTIEIVGGILGGLALLALLTAGLYKAGFFKSKYKEMINDDAADPGVDDGAPTPE; this is encoded by the exons ATGTTCGTCTGGTTGTATTTCCTCAGCTTGCTggtcagtgctcctcttcaccAGTACtcacaaagaggaagaggaaagataTATAAATGCTCCACCGAGTCATGCAGTGAACTATCGATTCCCA TGGTGGACTTTGCAGTGAACATGTCTCTTGGTTTGACGATGACAAATGATCCCTCCACACAAAACACGTTG GCGTGTGGTCCAACCATCCCGAAGGACTGCAAAAGTATCACCATGTACAGCGGTGCATGCTTCCAGATAGACCGTTTTAATCGAGTTACAGGTCCTGTCCCGTCTTCTCTTGGAG ACTGCCGATCAGCAGACATTGCATTTTTGTTGGATGGCTCTGGCAGTGTGTCAAGACCAGATTTTAACATAATGAAGATTTTTGTAAAAAATCTGGTCCGCTCCCTCCTGCCTCTTGACACGAAG tttgcCATTGCCCAATTCTCCAGTTATCCCAAAGTCCATTTCTACTTCGATGATTTTCTCTCTGGAACTGGATCATGGGAACAGAAAGTTGATAACATTCAACAACAAAGGCAATCAACGTTCACAGCTAGAGCCATTAAATATGTGGT CTCAAACGTTTTCACACCAACAAAAGGTTCCAggtcagatgtgaagagaatCTTGATCGTCATTACCGATGGAGAGTCCCACGACCGGAATCTTTTGTCGTCTGCAGCCGCGTTAGCTGAGAAGGAAAATATCGTTCGATTTGCTATTGGA GTGGGTGGCGCATTTAACAATGTTGATGCAAAAAATGAACTGGACATCATTGCATCTTCTCCCAACGAAAACGTGTTTCGAGTGGAGAGTTTTGACGCGCTTGAAAAAATAAGGAAAAGTTTGCAAGCCAAACTCTTTTCCATTGAAG GATCGCAAACAAGTGGAGAGTCACTGAAACTGGAAATGGCTCAAGAGGGATTCAGCGCAGTTTATGTGCCTGAG GGCATTCAGATAGCTATTGTTGGTGCTAATGTGTGGAAAGGAGGCTACCTCCAATACTCGATGTCGACCGGCATCAAGAGGGGCTCCTATGAATCCAACATCGAAGCTGACAGCTATCTGG GTTACTCGATGGCCGTCGCCAACACGAAGCAAGGCCCGTTGACAATTATCGGCGCTCCAAGATATCAACACCGGGGAGTTGTGATGACAGTTTTCCAAAACACGAATCAAAAAAGGATTGATCCCTTTCCATGGCAG TTTCAGATTGGTGAATATTTTGGAGCCGCTGTCTGTGCGATGGACGTGGATCTGGACTCCTACACTGACCTCATCCTCATCTCTGCCCCCATGTTCATTGACACTGACAGAGAGGGAAGAGTTTACGTTTGCACCTTAACGTCTTTG AATGTGGAGTGTCACTTAGACTCTCCGTCAGTCCTCAGAGGAGATGCATCTGCCAGTGGAAGGTTCGGGTCTTCTCTCGCTGTCCTGCCGGACCTCAACGCAGACGGCCTCGGCGACTTGGCAGTCGGAGCGCCTTTGGAGGACGACGGTCAAGGCGGCGTCTACATATTCCAcggcgcaggaggaggaggaatacatTCTGCCTACTCACAG AGAATAGCTGCCTCTGAAGTCCGGTCGGGACTCAAGTTCTTCGGCATGTCGATCAGTCAGTCGTCTTTTGACCAAAGTAATGACTTTCTGCCTGACTTGGCGGTGGGTTCAAAGGGCGCCGTTGTCTTACTTCG ATCAAAGCCAATTGTCATGGTGGAAGCTACAGTGTCGTTCAGCCCAAACCAAATCTCCACTCAAAACTCAGACTGCTCGACACTGTTGACGAACACAGCGACCATCTGCTTCACCATGACCAGACACTCGAGAGTAGAGAAAG CTGAAGCAAGGATTAGTTATAATCTAACGCTGGACTCCACCCGCAAAGTCCCAAGCAACCGGGCCTCCTACGTTGACACGAAACAacgagagatgagaggaacagTTAATCTTGTTTTACAGCAGCTTGAATGCGTAACTTTGGTATTTGATATCGAG GCTTGTCCAGAAGATTCTCTAAATCCGATTAATAATGAACTCAAATTCGCATTTGAAGGTTTACCTGTCGGCCAAAATCCAAGTCCAAGTCTCGCCCAGCAGGCGCAGACAACAAGCTTTCATCCT TTAGGGTTCGAGATTAATTGCGGCTCGGACAATAAATGTGTTGATAACCTGAAAGTGGATTTCAACTTCACCAG ATCCTTAGAGGTTAAAGTGGGCATTGATGAACTGTTGGACGTCACCGTCTCATTGGAGAACAGCGAGGAGAACTCCTACAACAGCCATCTCATTCTCACATACCCGGTCGGACTCTCATTCAGGAAGTATACCGTTCTGCAG GGAAGAATTGAGTGCAACTCCTTGGACAGTGAAGATGGCGTAACGAGAGGAAAGACCGACTGCACTGTTAACATGCCGATTTTGAAGAGCAACACTAAG GTTTTCTTCATTGTCTCCTATGGGATCGAAACTAACAGTAAACTTGACAGGAGTATTTTTGTCTCTGCAAATGCGACCAG TGGGAATCAGGAGCACTCCAGCTCAAGTGAACTCTACAAAATGAAAAGGATAAATGTGAAGTACAGCATTTTTGCTACGATTGAAAG TTCCCTCAGCTACAGCAATTTCTCATTCGGCAAGAATAATCTGCACAAACCAGTCCAACACTCAATTACG GTTACAAATGATATAAGAGCTCTGAATTTAACCGTGGCGATCAGGGTGCCTGTGAAACTCGGTGATAAGGACATCTGGTTGGATTCCAGCCGTTTGCAG ATTCCAGACTGCCAAAGGGACAAAGATGAAGAACCCAATGACACCGATTTTATTGCCAAGATACAGAAAAATAAGTTAGTG GACTGTTCTGTAGCCAGGTGTGCCGTTTTCAAATGCAGCAGGTACATGGAAAGACTGGAGAGGAACAAGTACACCATCTCTGCCAACCTAAGTTCTGGATGGATAGAGCAG ATTGGACTTCAATCTGCCAAATTCTTCCTGACGAGCACGGCCAGTCTGGAGTACGACAGAAAACagttcatctttttttcaacgGGTTCTTATAACAACCCTCCTGTCCGCAAG ATTCAGGCAGAGGTGGAAGTGTATGCTGAACCGGACTTTACCATAGAGATTGTCGGAGGAATCCTGGGAGGGTTGGCTCTCCTGGCGTTGCTCACCGCTGGCCTGTATAAG GCTGGATTTTTCAAGAGTAAATACAAGGAAATGATTAACGATGATGCGGCGGATCCGGGGGTTGATGACGGCGCACCCACACCAGAATAA
- the LOC130203795 gene encoding integrin alpha-X-like isoform X3, giving the protein MVDFAVNMSLGLTMTNDPSTQNTLACGPTIPKDCKSITMYSGACFQIDRFNRVTGPVPSSLGDCRSADIAFLLDGSGSVSRPDFNIMKIFVKNLVRSLLPLDTKFAIAQFSSYPKVHFYFDDFLSGTGSWEQKVDNIQQQRQSTFTARAIKYVVSNVFTPTKGSRSDVKRILIVITDGESHDRNLLSSAAALAEKENIVRFAIGVGGAFNNVDAKNELDIIASSPNENVFRVESFDALEKIRKSLQAKLFSIEGSQTSGESLKLEMAQEGFSAVYVPEGIQIAIVGANVWKGGYLQYSMSTGIKRGSYESNIEADSYLGYSMAVANTKQGPLTIIGAPRYQHRGVVMTVFQNTNQKRIDPFPWQFQIGEYFGAAVCAMDVDLDSYTDLILISAPMFIDTDREGRVYVCTLTSLNVECHLDSPSVLRGDASASGRFGSSLAVLPDLNADGLGDLAVGAPLEDDGQGGVYIFHGAGGGGIHSAYSQRIAASEVRSGLKFFGMSISQSSFDQSNDFLPDLAVGSKGAVVLLRSKPIVMVEATVSFSPNQISTQNSDCSTLLTNTATICFTMTRHSRVEKAEARISYNLTLDSTRKVPSNRASYVDTKQREMRGTVNLVLQQLECVTLVFDIEACPEDSLNPINNELKFAFEGLPVGQNPSPSLAQQAQTTSFHPLGFEINCGSDNKCVDNLKVDFNFTRSLEVKVGIDELLDVTVSLENSEENSYNSHLILTYPVGLSFRKYTVLQGRIECNSLDSEDGVTRGKTDCTVNMPILKSNTKVFFIVSYGIETNSKLDRSIFVSANATSGNQEHSSSSELYKMKRINVKYSIFATIESSLSYSNFSFGKNNLHKPVQHSITVTNDIRALNLTVAIRVPVKLGDKDIWLDSSRLQIPDCQRDKDEEPNDTDFIAKIQKNKLVDCSVARCAVFKCSRYMERLERNKYTISANLSSGWIEQIGLQSAKFFLTSTASLEYDRKQFIFFSTGSYNNPPVRKIQAEVEVYAEPDFTIEIVGGILGGLALLALLTAGLYKAGFFKSKYKEMINDDAADPGVDDGAPTPE; this is encoded by the exons A TGGTGGACTTTGCAGTGAACATGTCTCTTGGTTTGACGATGACAAATGATCCCTCCACACAAAACACGTTG GCGTGTGGTCCAACCATCCCGAAGGACTGCAAAAGTATCACCATGTACAGCGGTGCATGCTTCCAGATAGACCGTTTTAATCGAGTTACAGGTCCTGTCCCGTCTTCTCTTGGAG ACTGCCGATCAGCAGACATTGCATTTTTGTTGGATGGCTCTGGCAGTGTGTCAAGACCAGATTTTAACATAATGAAGATTTTTGTAAAAAATCTGGTCCGCTCCCTCCTGCCTCTTGACACGAAG tttgcCATTGCCCAATTCTCCAGTTATCCCAAAGTCCATTTCTACTTCGATGATTTTCTCTCTGGAACTGGATCATGGGAACAGAAAGTTGATAACATTCAACAACAAAGGCAATCAACGTTCACAGCTAGAGCCATTAAATATGTGGT CTCAAACGTTTTCACACCAACAAAAGGTTCCAggtcagatgtgaagagaatCTTGATCGTCATTACCGATGGAGAGTCCCACGACCGGAATCTTTTGTCGTCTGCAGCCGCGTTAGCTGAGAAGGAAAATATCGTTCGATTTGCTATTGGA GTGGGTGGCGCATTTAACAATGTTGATGCAAAAAATGAACTGGACATCATTGCATCTTCTCCCAACGAAAACGTGTTTCGAGTGGAGAGTTTTGACGCGCTTGAAAAAATAAGGAAAAGTTTGCAAGCCAAACTCTTTTCCATTGAAG GATCGCAAACAAGTGGAGAGTCACTGAAACTGGAAATGGCTCAAGAGGGATTCAGCGCAGTTTATGTGCCTGAG GGCATTCAGATAGCTATTGTTGGTGCTAATGTGTGGAAAGGAGGCTACCTCCAATACTCGATGTCGACCGGCATCAAGAGGGGCTCCTATGAATCCAACATCGAAGCTGACAGCTATCTGG GTTACTCGATGGCCGTCGCCAACACGAAGCAAGGCCCGTTGACAATTATCGGCGCTCCAAGATATCAACACCGGGGAGTTGTGATGACAGTTTTCCAAAACACGAATCAAAAAAGGATTGATCCCTTTCCATGGCAG TTTCAGATTGGTGAATATTTTGGAGCCGCTGTCTGTGCGATGGACGTGGATCTGGACTCCTACACTGACCTCATCCTCATCTCTGCCCCCATGTTCATTGACACTGACAGAGAGGGAAGAGTTTACGTTTGCACCTTAACGTCTTTG AATGTGGAGTGTCACTTAGACTCTCCGTCAGTCCTCAGAGGAGATGCATCTGCCAGTGGAAGGTTCGGGTCTTCTCTCGCTGTCCTGCCGGACCTCAACGCAGACGGCCTCGGCGACTTGGCAGTCGGAGCGCCTTTGGAGGACGACGGTCAAGGCGGCGTCTACATATTCCAcggcgcaggaggaggaggaatacatTCTGCCTACTCACAG AGAATAGCTGCCTCTGAAGTCCGGTCGGGACTCAAGTTCTTCGGCATGTCGATCAGTCAGTCGTCTTTTGACCAAAGTAATGACTTTCTGCCTGACTTGGCGGTGGGTTCAAAGGGCGCCGTTGTCTTACTTCG ATCAAAGCCAATTGTCATGGTGGAAGCTACAGTGTCGTTCAGCCCAAACCAAATCTCCACTCAAAACTCAGACTGCTCGACACTGTTGACGAACACAGCGACCATCTGCTTCACCATGACCAGACACTCGAGAGTAGAGAAAG CTGAAGCAAGGATTAGTTATAATCTAACGCTGGACTCCACCCGCAAAGTCCCAAGCAACCGGGCCTCCTACGTTGACACGAAACAacgagagatgagaggaacagTTAATCTTGTTTTACAGCAGCTTGAATGCGTAACTTTGGTATTTGATATCGAG GCTTGTCCAGAAGATTCTCTAAATCCGATTAATAATGAACTCAAATTCGCATTTGAAGGTTTACCTGTCGGCCAAAATCCAAGTCCAAGTCTCGCCCAGCAGGCGCAGACAACAAGCTTTCATCCT TTAGGGTTCGAGATTAATTGCGGCTCGGACAATAAATGTGTTGATAACCTGAAAGTGGATTTCAACTTCACCAG ATCCTTAGAGGTTAAAGTGGGCATTGATGAACTGTTGGACGTCACCGTCTCATTGGAGAACAGCGAGGAGAACTCCTACAACAGCCATCTCATTCTCACATACCCGGTCGGACTCTCATTCAGGAAGTATACCGTTCTGCAG GGAAGAATTGAGTGCAACTCCTTGGACAGTGAAGATGGCGTAACGAGAGGAAAGACCGACTGCACTGTTAACATGCCGATTTTGAAGAGCAACACTAAG GTTTTCTTCATTGTCTCCTATGGGATCGAAACTAACAGTAAACTTGACAGGAGTATTTTTGTCTCTGCAAATGCGACCAG TGGGAATCAGGAGCACTCCAGCTCAAGTGAACTCTACAAAATGAAAAGGATAAATGTGAAGTACAGCATTTTTGCTACGATTGAAAG TTCCCTCAGCTACAGCAATTTCTCATTCGGCAAGAATAATCTGCACAAACCAGTCCAACACTCAATTACG GTTACAAATGATATAAGAGCTCTGAATTTAACCGTGGCGATCAGGGTGCCTGTGAAACTCGGTGATAAGGACATCTGGTTGGATTCCAGCCGTTTGCAG ATTCCAGACTGCCAAAGGGACAAAGATGAAGAACCCAATGACACCGATTTTATTGCCAAGATACAGAAAAATAAGTTAGTG GACTGTTCTGTAGCCAGGTGTGCCGTTTTCAAATGCAGCAGGTACATGGAAAGACTGGAGAGGAACAAGTACACCATCTCTGCCAACCTAAGTTCTGGATGGATAGAGCAG ATTGGACTTCAATCTGCCAAATTCTTCCTGACGAGCACGGCCAGTCTGGAGTACGACAGAAAACagttcatctttttttcaacgGGTTCTTATAACAACCCTCCTGTCCGCAAG ATTCAGGCAGAGGTGGAAGTGTATGCTGAACCGGACTTTACCATAGAGATTGTCGGAGGAATCCTGGGAGGGTTGGCTCTCCTGGCGTTGCTCACCGCTGGCCTGTATAAG GCTGGATTTTTCAAGAGTAAATACAAGGAAATGATTAACGATGATGCGGCGGATCCGGGGGTTGATGACGGCGCACCCACACCAGAATAA
- the LOC130203795 gene encoding integrin alpha-X-like isoform X1 has product MDWRITTAVFVSVLKATLSFNIEPVAWRTLTQPAAGFGYQVVQRPSDLLVSAPLHQYSQRGRGKIYKCSTESCSELSIPMVDFAVNMSLGLTMTNDPSTQNTLACGPTIPKDCKSITMYSGACFQIDRFNRVTGPVPSSLGDCRSADIAFLLDGSGSVSRPDFNIMKIFVKNLVRSLLPLDTKFAIAQFSSYPKVHFYFDDFLSGTGSWEQKVDNIQQQRQSTFTARAIKYVVSNVFTPTKGSRSDVKRILIVITDGESHDRNLLSSAAALAEKENIVRFAIGVGGAFNNVDAKNELDIIASSPNENVFRVESFDALEKIRKSLQAKLFSIEGSQTSGESLKLEMAQEGFSAVYVPEGIQIAIVGANVWKGGYLQYSMSTGIKRGSYESNIEADSYLGYSMAVANTKQGPLTIIGAPRYQHRGVVMTVFQNTNQKRIDPFPWQFQIGEYFGAAVCAMDVDLDSYTDLILISAPMFIDTDREGRVYVCTLTSLNVECHLDSPSVLRGDASASGRFGSSLAVLPDLNADGLGDLAVGAPLEDDGQGGVYIFHGAGGGGIHSAYSQRIAASEVRSGLKFFGMSISQSSFDQSNDFLPDLAVGSKGAVVLLRSKPIVMVEATVSFSPNQISTQNSDCSTLLTNTATICFTMTRHSRVEKAEARISYNLTLDSTRKVPSNRASYVDTKQREMRGTVNLVLQQLECVTLVFDIEACPEDSLNPINNELKFAFEGLPVGQNPSPSLAQQAQTTSFHPLGFEINCGSDNKCVDNLKVDFNFTRSLEVKVGIDELLDVTVSLENSEENSYNSHLILTYPVGLSFRKYTVLQGRIECNSLDSEDGVTRGKTDCTVNMPILKSNTKVFFIVSYGIETNSKLDRSIFVSANATSGNQEHSSSSELYKMKRINVKYSIFATIESSLSYSNFSFGKNNLHKPVQHSITVTNDIRALNLTVAIRVPVKLGDKDIWLDSSRLQIPDCQRDKDEEPNDTDFIAKIQKNKLVDCSVARCAVFKCSRYMERLERNKYTISANLSSGWIEQIGLQSAKFFLTSTASLEYDRKQFIFFSTGSYNNPPVRKIQAEVEVYAEPDFTIEIVGGILGGLALLALLTAGLYKAGFFKSKYKEMINDDAADPGVDDGAPTPE; this is encoded by the exons ATGGACTGGAGAATTACTACAGCTGTATTTGTGTCAG TGTTAAAAGCTACACTTAGTTTTAACATCGAGCCCGTGGCCTGGAGGACGCTGACTCAGCCGGCTGCAGGTTTCGGGTACCAGGTGGTCCAGAGGCCATCCGA CTTGCTggtcagtgctcctcttcaccAGTACtcacaaagaggaagaggaaagataTATAAATGCTCCACCGAGTCATGCAGTGAACTATCGATTCCCA TGGTGGACTTTGCAGTGAACATGTCTCTTGGTTTGACGATGACAAATGATCCCTCCACACAAAACACGTTG GCGTGTGGTCCAACCATCCCGAAGGACTGCAAAAGTATCACCATGTACAGCGGTGCATGCTTCCAGATAGACCGTTTTAATCGAGTTACAGGTCCTGTCCCGTCTTCTCTTGGAG ACTGCCGATCAGCAGACATTGCATTTTTGTTGGATGGCTCTGGCAGTGTGTCAAGACCAGATTTTAACATAATGAAGATTTTTGTAAAAAATCTGGTCCGCTCCCTCCTGCCTCTTGACACGAAG tttgcCATTGCCCAATTCTCCAGTTATCCCAAAGTCCATTTCTACTTCGATGATTTTCTCTCTGGAACTGGATCATGGGAACAGAAAGTTGATAACATTCAACAACAAAGGCAATCAACGTTCACAGCTAGAGCCATTAAATATGTGGT CTCAAACGTTTTCACACCAACAAAAGGTTCCAggtcagatgtgaagagaatCTTGATCGTCATTACCGATGGAGAGTCCCACGACCGGAATCTTTTGTCGTCTGCAGCCGCGTTAGCTGAGAAGGAAAATATCGTTCGATTTGCTATTGGA GTGGGTGGCGCATTTAACAATGTTGATGCAAAAAATGAACTGGACATCATTGCATCTTCTCCCAACGAAAACGTGTTTCGAGTGGAGAGTTTTGACGCGCTTGAAAAAATAAGGAAAAGTTTGCAAGCCAAACTCTTTTCCATTGAAG GATCGCAAACAAGTGGAGAGTCACTGAAACTGGAAATGGCTCAAGAGGGATTCAGCGCAGTTTATGTGCCTGAG GGCATTCAGATAGCTATTGTTGGTGCTAATGTGTGGAAAGGAGGCTACCTCCAATACTCGATGTCGACCGGCATCAAGAGGGGCTCCTATGAATCCAACATCGAAGCTGACAGCTATCTGG GTTACTCGATGGCCGTCGCCAACACGAAGCAAGGCCCGTTGACAATTATCGGCGCTCCAAGATATCAACACCGGGGAGTTGTGATGACAGTTTTCCAAAACACGAATCAAAAAAGGATTGATCCCTTTCCATGGCAG TTTCAGATTGGTGAATATTTTGGAGCCGCTGTCTGTGCGATGGACGTGGATCTGGACTCCTACACTGACCTCATCCTCATCTCTGCCCCCATGTTCATTGACACTGACAGAGAGGGAAGAGTTTACGTTTGCACCTTAACGTCTTTG AATGTGGAGTGTCACTTAGACTCTCCGTCAGTCCTCAGAGGAGATGCATCTGCCAGTGGAAGGTTCGGGTCTTCTCTCGCTGTCCTGCCGGACCTCAACGCAGACGGCCTCGGCGACTTGGCAGTCGGAGCGCCTTTGGAGGACGACGGTCAAGGCGGCGTCTACATATTCCAcggcgcaggaggaggaggaatacatTCTGCCTACTCACAG AGAATAGCTGCCTCTGAAGTCCGGTCGGGACTCAAGTTCTTCGGCATGTCGATCAGTCAGTCGTCTTTTGACCAAAGTAATGACTTTCTGCCTGACTTGGCGGTGGGTTCAAAGGGCGCCGTTGTCTTACTTCG ATCAAAGCCAATTGTCATGGTGGAAGCTACAGTGTCGTTCAGCCCAAACCAAATCTCCACTCAAAACTCAGACTGCTCGACACTGTTGACGAACACAGCGACCATCTGCTTCACCATGACCAGACACTCGAGAGTAGAGAAAG CTGAAGCAAGGATTAGTTATAATCTAACGCTGGACTCCACCCGCAAAGTCCCAAGCAACCGGGCCTCCTACGTTGACACGAAACAacgagagatgagaggaacagTTAATCTTGTTTTACAGCAGCTTGAATGCGTAACTTTGGTATTTGATATCGAG GCTTGTCCAGAAGATTCTCTAAATCCGATTAATAATGAACTCAAATTCGCATTTGAAGGTTTACCTGTCGGCCAAAATCCAAGTCCAAGTCTCGCCCAGCAGGCGCAGACAACAAGCTTTCATCCT TTAGGGTTCGAGATTAATTGCGGCTCGGACAATAAATGTGTTGATAACCTGAAAGTGGATTTCAACTTCACCAG ATCCTTAGAGGTTAAAGTGGGCATTGATGAACTGTTGGACGTCACCGTCTCATTGGAGAACAGCGAGGAGAACTCCTACAACAGCCATCTCATTCTCACATACCCGGTCGGACTCTCATTCAGGAAGTATACCGTTCTGCAG GGAAGAATTGAGTGCAACTCCTTGGACAGTGAAGATGGCGTAACGAGAGGAAAGACCGACTGCACTGTTAACATGCCGATTTTGAAGAGCAACACTAAG GTTTTCTTCATTGTCTCCTATGGGATCGAAACTAACAGTAAACTTGACAGGAGTATTTTTGTCTCTGCAAATGCGACCAG TGGGAATCAGGAGCACTCCAGCTCAAGTGAACTCTACAAAATGAAAAGGATAAATGTGAAGTACAGCATTTTTGCTACGATTGAAAG TTCCCTCAGCTACAGCAATTTCTCATTCGGCAAGAATAATCTGCACAAACCAGTCCAACACTCAATTACG GTTACAAATGATATAAGAGCTCTGAATTTAACCGTGGCGATCAGGGTGCCTGTGAAACTCGGTGATAAGGACATCTGGTTGGATTCCAGCCGTTTGCAG ATTCCAGACTGCCAAAGGGACAAAGATGAAGAACCCAATGACACCGATTTTATTGCCAAGATACAGAAAAATAAGTTAGTG GACTGTTCTGTAGCCAGGTGTGCCGTTTTCAAATGCAGCAGGTACATGGAAAGACTGGAGAGGAACAAGTACACCATCTCTGCCAACCTAAGTTCTGGATGGATAGAGCAG ATTGGACTTCAATCTGCCAAATTCTTCCTGACGAGCACGGCCAGTCTGGAGTACGACAGAAAACagttcatctttttttcaacgGGTTCTTATAACAACCCTCCTGTCCGCAAG ATTCAGGCAGAGGTGGAAGTGTATGCTGAACCGGACTTTACCATAGAGATTGTCGGAGGAATCCTGGGAGGGTTGGCTCTCCTGGCGTTGCTCACCGCTGGCCTGTATAAG GCTGGATTTTTCAAGAGTAAATACAAGGAAATGATTAACGATGATGCGGCGGATCCGGGGGTTGATGACGGCGCACCCACACCAGAATAA